A stretch of DNA from Oscillatoria sp. FACHB-1406:
ATTGATGTCCTTAAAGAAATCGAAAATATTCGGGAATAGGAAAACTAGAAACCCATTTTTATGAAGAAACCCTTGTCGGACACACAACTATAATTTCAGAGTATCGAGTGAAATCATCAACATTAAAAGTCAGAATATGAGTCATGCCGCGAACCAGCATCGCTGCGACTAATCGGGCATCATGAACGTTAACACCACTGACTTTGTAAGTTATTACTAAACGCTCCCATTCTCGATAAATTGGAGGCGTATCTAACAAAAGAGGAAACAGGGTCTTTATGCGATTGATTTCGGCTTCAGCTTGAACCGTATTATACCCTAGTCCATTTCTATCTTTTGGGCGAGTACAAACGTTCCAGAGTTCTATCAAGTTTTGGGGTACAATATAAATTTCTTCTCCTCTATCTCGTAGTGTGGTGAGAGAATTAACTGCATCAAAATTCATCGGATGAATGATATCAATGCTTCGCAGCAGGACATTAGTATCGACTAAAAAGGACATCTAGCCTCTTTCTCCATAAATACTCTCCCGACTGATAGCTTCATCCGGAAGAGTAGGGAGATTCAATATTCTGTGACTTTCTACCCAATCCCTAAAGGCAAGCGACCATTCTTGGGGAGTCGCAGTCGCGTAAAAAGGAGAATCTACATTAACAACTAACTGCTCTAACAAAGAGTTTAGTAAAGGCTTAACTTGGGCAGAGGTACGATTTGTAATCCGCTCTATCGCACAGGCAATGGATTGAATCTCTTGTTGATTTTTCTGCTGAAAGTTATCCCAAGTGAATATTTCTGCATTTGGATTCATAGCACTTACGTTAATTCTGTCGATTTTAGCCCAGTCGAGTTTGCCGCAACATTTCACGCAAGCTTTCGCGCTAGGAGGGAGGACACTCGAACTTCTTCGCTTCCAGTTTATCGCAGCAGAGAACGAAGTAGGAAAATGCTGAGCGGGCGTGGGATACGGGGAAATTGGGATGGGGATGACGCGCTTGGCTTTGAGAGGGGAAACCTAAAAGCCGTTTTTTTTGAGAATGAAATTATAAAATCGAGCGATAAGCGGCTAAAGTTTCTAGGGCGGTTTTTT
This window harbors:
- a CDS encoding PIN domain-containing protein, whose protein sequence is MSFLVDTNVLLRSIDIIHPMNFDAVNSLTTLRDRGEEIYIVPQNLIELWNVCTRPKDRNGLGYNTVQAEAEINRIKTLFPLLLDTPPIYREWERLVITYKVSGVNVHDARLVAAMLVRGMTHILTFNVDDFTRYSEIIVVCPTRVSS